The Anoplolepis gracilipes chromosome 17, ASM4749672v1, whole genome shotgun sequence genome window below encodes:
- the Thada gene encoding tRNA (32-2'-O)-methyltransferase regulator THADA, whose amino-acid sequence MEELKNMNEEDLYKLLNNLRILKQKGELDTDEKFNEQTDKWRNTLEYHVLKTYIRHYSEKCRLETFALLVESRKSTLRFTREELDIILLFLKYNMCEKVEYVPFVKKALKRLKDSRTVMQRQMIEKENKIKHYRKQNDLTMNNFSALTCVQFKIYELKNIESNIKDYNTFFINLHEICVNNLYPDATYSRRRSSLQILLLVQGVLSDEFKDIKWTKKQIDTIFQCLLLDTYEPNKEMAYQILKSINPILLCLDFELQVQFIIKVALELGSSIRPIDSVTALYMLKISKLSPIIRNILCDSCNTEDNVTEATTLQLVLLLYKKLHEALALAKQNIGMAIVKCSLYGYLFCIRGLLFDCDLRAAGTDNLWRNTIANIILLCFELNNTVSVIVNNSSPEGHLPMDLKLLNFNDDTSFPEKKTITPQMVLLCSWRTVKEVSQLFGLLVSNASIRTDETINGLLTEEQIEHITKHLVLLLCETKHRGAFEQAYVGFYQVCTRLWLLPSSTLSNLPTHWLYDILIGITGLMSGFSKLCATRRSAGVPFMIQAVLCSEPKIFDNLNPAFHSVMEILLQFSMLKYTINWQEVMCIIHKGTIFSYYEHPTKSIIENNEYNDKETNFDVTEIKTHSMNILRALFRHSQLGNMVKNYIADGLIVAFRNYDSKTWAERNAATLLFSALIIRIFGVQRTKDHINLTTDNKMTAKIFFERYPRLLTFILDELRTFVSINDTMIKSNVQAILLLLSRLYINYHFDKTCIITWKIKEFVNLVSQCAKSRVYKTRELAARALVPLLTENTAHSFVEKLLIHCIVTQPGTRISANLIHGYLLQILEILRSHLLSSIQFLKSVVTIFLNATDWILKGLEKNANGFSCFPIATVYIDILHELYNLDKNIIESCKMEDILHRLRQHLIEKDLLEKSPGEQMYKISVIKFILYVGKYSNFLQTMYNGQSEAFNIYSQLLIVPEAEIQSIAWTTIFKVFDKESHQQRKILIAYAIDVIADFAKDLHKYNPKLQDAIFDFLYNCLMDVDECIIDKREICNLVMRKIHSHDVDNIYSQRICYLRLLGKCMATLTHELKKNEELRMEHVEDIYRRVCDSDWIGSLHEDFRSSVFNILYDLFNKDNIDSEHCYLTLDWWTMLLQLLIDDNADIRLEASKLICKIEPCNELECIESTLAVFFQKFNEIVANKCPGIAISALFCWSVSLLGDADYDMDETDVFNKCRNYDVFEPVRISELCFDLTKSIIQRYSINSALPPDAVRWMNYYLGTDFSALSSFKDIMDNYRNNMPTLEKELNAILDPTYKDRLLQVLAFEKYVSL is encoded by the exons atggaggaattaaaaaatatgaacgaGGAggatctttataaattattaaataatttaagaatattgaaACAAAAGGGCGAGTTGGATACTGATGAGAAATTTAATGAGCAAACAGACAAATGGCGAAATACCTTGGAATATCatgttttaaaaacatatatcagGCATTACAGTGAAAAG TGTCGATTGGAGACGTTTGCACTTTTAGTGGAATCAAGGAAAAGCACATTACGTTTTACACGCGAGGAGCTTGATATAATTCTGTTATTTTTGAAGTACAATATGTGTGAAAAGGTGGAATATGTACCCTTTGTCAAGaag gCTTTAAAGAGATTGAAAGATAGTCGGACTGTTATGCAAAGACAGatgattgaaaaagaaaacaagataAAGCATTATAGAAAACAAAATGATTTAACCATGAACAATTTTTCAGCTTTAACTTGTGTTCAGTTTAAAATATACGAATTGAAGAATATTGAATCGAATATAAAggattataatacattttttataaacttgcaTGAAATTTGTGTCAATAATTTGTATCCAGATGCAACGTACAGTCGTAGGCGATCCAGCTTGCAAATACTTTTACTTGTGCAAGGTGTACTTAGTGATGAattcaaagatataaaatggacTAAGAAACAAATTGACACAATATTCCAATGTTTATTGCTGGATACATATGAACCGAATAAGGAGATGGCATATCAGATATTAAAGTCTATAAATCCAATATTATTATGCCTAGATTTTGAATTACAAgttcaatttataatcaaagttGCACTTGAATTAGGTAGCAGCATACGACCCATAGACAGTGTCACAGCtctatatatgttaaaaatatcaaaattatctccgattataagaaatatacttTGCGATTCTTGCAATACAGAAGATAATGTTACAGAGGCGACAACATTACAATTAGTGTTGctgttgtataaaaaattgcat gaaGCACTAGCTTTAGCAAAACAAAACATAGGAATGGCAATTGTTAAATGTTCCTTATATGGATATTTATTCTGCATAAGAGGTTTGCTTTTTGATTGTGATTTAAg AGCTGCAGGAACAGACAATTTATGGCGAAATACTATAGCcaatatcatattattgtgttttgaattaaataacacTGTTTCTGTGATAGTAAATAATTCCTCGCCCGAAGGACATTTACCTATggatttaaaactattaaatttcaatgacGATACATCATTTCCTGAGAAAAAAACTATAACGCCACAAATGGTATTACTGTGTTCTTGGCGTACCGTTAAAGAAGTCAGTCAACTGTTTGGGCTGTTGGTCAGCAATGCATCGATACGAACTGATGAAACTATAAACGGATTGCTAACAGAGGAACAA aTCGAGCATATAACGAAACATCTAGTTTTGTTATTATGCGAAACGAAACACAGAGGCGCATTTGAACAGGCGTATGTTGGCTTTTATCAAGTATGCACACGGTTGTGGCTATTACCAAGCTCGACTTTAAGTAACCTCCCTACACATTGGTTGTACGATATCTTAATAGGTATTACAGGATTAATGTCAGGATTTTCCAAATTATGTGCAACAAGAAGGAGCGCGGGAGTACCATTTATGATACAG gCAGTGCTATGCTCAGAACCAaaaatctttgataatttaaatccTGCGTTTCATTCAGttatggaaattttattacaattttcaatgCTCAAGTACACAATTAATTGGCAAGAAGTAAtgtgtataatacataaaggTACAATATTTTCCTACTACGAGCATCCAACGAAatcaataatagaaaataacgaGTACAATGATAAGGAAACTAATTTTGATGTAACTGAGATAAAAACTCATTCTATGAACATTCTTAGAGCTTTATTCAGACATTCTCAACTTGGAAATATGGTCAAGAATTATATTGCGGATGGTTTGATAGTGGCATTTAGGAATTATGATAGCAAAACATGGGCG GAACGTAATGCGGCTACATTATTGTTTAGTGCGCTTATAATTCGAATTTTTGGCGTTCAAAGAACCAAGGATCACATTAATTTGACAACAGACAACAAAATGAcagcgaaaatatttttcgaaagatATCCTCGTCTTCTGACTTTTATTTTGGATGAATTACGAACTTTTGTATCGATTAATGATACCATGATAAAATCGAATGTGCAAgcaattttactattattgtcACGGTTGtacattaattatcattttgatAAAACATGTATTATTACTTGGAAG ataaaagaatttgttAATTTGGTATCACAATGTGCTAAAAGTCGTGTATATAAAACACGTGAACTTGCAGCTAGAGCACTGGTACCGTTATTAACGGAGAACACAGCTCACagttttgtagaaaaattacttatacatTGTATAGTAACTCAACCAGGTACTCGGATTTCGGCAAATCTAATACATGGCTATTTACTACAG atattagaaattttaagaaGCCATCTATTGTCATCTATTCAGTTTTTAAAATCGGtcgttacaatttttttaaacgcaaCAGATTGGATATTAAAaggattagaaaaaaatgctaaTGGATTCAGTTGTTTTCCAATAGCTACTGTATACATCGACATTCTTCatgaattatacaatttagataaaaatat aatcgaAAGCTGCAAAATGGAAGATATATTACATAGATTGCGGCAGCATTTAATCGAAAAAGATCTATTAGAAAAAAGTCCGGGAGaacaaatgtacaaaatatctgtaattaaatttatactataCGTCGGAAAATAttcgaattttttacaaacaatgTATAATGGACAAAGCGAAgcatttaacatatattcaCAGCTTTTGATTGTGCCAGAAGCAGAGATACAAAGCATCGCGTGGACCACAATTTTCAAAGTATTCGACAAAGAATCTCAtcaacaaagaaaaatattaattgcttaTGCTATTGATGTAATTGCCGATTTTGCTAaagatttacataaatataatcctaaaTTGCAAGATGCAATTTTCGATTTCTTATATAACTGTCTAATGGATGTAGATGAGTGTATTATTGATAAGCGTGAAATTTGTAACTTAGTTATGAGAAAAATACATTCACATGATGTGgacaatatatattctcaacgtatttgttatttaagattGCTAGGTAAATGTATGGCGACATTAACTCATGAGCTAAAAAAG AATGAAGAGCTTAGGATGGAACATGTAGAGGATATTTATAGAAGAGTCTGTGACAGCGATTGGATTGGTTCGTTACATGAAGATTTTAGATCGTcggtttttaatatattatatgatctTTTTAATAAGGACAATATCGATTCTGAACACTGCT ATCTTACATTGGATTGGTGGACAATGctgttacaattattaattgatgatAATGCGGATATTCGACTCGAAGCATCCAagttaatttgcaaaattgaaCCGTGCAATGAATTGGAATGCATCGAGAGTACTTTGGcagtattttttcaaaagtttaacGAAATAGTCGCTAATAAATGTCCCGGAATAGCGATTAGCGCTTTATTCTGTTGGAGTGTTTCGTTATTAGGCGATGCAGATTACGATATGGACGAAACGGAT GTATTTAACAAATGTAGGAATTACGACGTTTTCGAACCTGTGAGGATATCAGAATTATGCTTTGACCTGACGAAATCGATAATACAACGATATTCAATTAATAGTGCACTACCACCGGACGCAGTGAGATGGATGAATTATTACTTAGGTACCGATTTCTCTGCGCTGTCGTCCTTTAAAGATATCATGGACAATTATAGAAACAACATGCCAACACTCGAGAAGGAATTGAATGCAATTTTAGATCCGACGTACAAAGACAGATTATTGCAAGTTTTAGCATTCGAGAAATATGTGTCGTTATAG